From one Flavobacterium sp. N502536 genomic stretch:
- a CDS encoding LytR/AlgR family response regulator transcription factor, translating to MFQSVTYQIFQSKQKSNLIITACILLFIFTNVLLDYSFTQFQNSAFYISESLLFSSYWVLFLPLLTAVLKLTKKSENLMIRLLVISAAIVLHLFSYPILVWIISKVFYYHTFSYWQTFNFGLSAYFIKTVIIYGVSLLVVVLWNRKSQSLPLKEKVDGQTNEQNFIRSILISDRNNKKQLLEVKDILYFAANSPYVTIYHSSKKYLHAETLRSLETQLDGKQFVRIHKSHIVNIDKISAIQSRQNGDYDITLLEHTTLRVSRSYAKNFKSKFSEHNQLALK from the coding sequence ATGTTTCAGTCTGTAACATATCAAATTTTTCAAAGCAAGCAGAAGTCAAATCTTATTATTACTGCTTGTATACTGCTGTTTATTTTTACGAACGTATTATTGGATTATTCGTTTACACAGTTTCAGAATAGTGCATTCTACATTTCGGAATCTTTATTATTCAGTTCGTACTGGGTATTGTTTCTTCCTTTGCTAACGGCTGTTTTAAAGCTGACAAAGAAATCAGAAAATCTGATGATAAGATTACTGGTAATTAGCGCAGCAATTGTACTTCATTTGTTCTCTTATCCTATCTTGGTTTGGATTATTTCAAAAGTGTTCTACTATCACACTTTCTCTTATTGGCAGACTTTCAATTTTGGCCTATCGGCTTATTTTATAAAAACAGTAATCATTTATGGGGTTTCACTATTGGTCGTGGTTTTATGGAATAGAAAAAGTCAGTCCTTACCATTAAAAGAAAAAGTTGATGGACAAACTAACGAGCAAAATTTTATCCGCTCTATTTTAATTTCTGATCGTAATAACAAAAAGCAACTTCTCGAAGTAAAGGATATTCTTTATTTTGCAGCAAACTCACCTTACGTCACTATTTACCATTCTTCAAAAAAGTACTTGCATGCTGAAACGCTGAGGTCTTTAGAAACCCAATTAGACGGGAAACAGTTTGTCCGTATTCATAAATCACATATTGTGAATATAGATAAGATTTCAGCTATCCAGTCCCGACAAAATGGCGATTATGATATTACACTTTTAGAACATACTACTTTAAGGGTAAGTCGTAGTTACGCTAAAAATTTCAAGTCAAAATTTTCAGAGCACAATCAGCTTGCCTTAAAATAA
- a CDS encoding intradiol ring-cleavage dioxygenase, translating into MKKVTICKTVFIALLLSSCNGQNNPKPQVKNSGIVGGGCDGCELMYIGMTKEIPSVSTSPGWSEKGQKLIVTGTVFQLDGKTAAPNVIIYYWQTDNDGYYSPKPGMNESIKRHGHIRGWVKTDANGKYMIKTIRPAPYPNDVLPAHIHLSIKEPDVKKEYYTDEINFDDDKLLIAYKKKHLPENRGGSGIVRVLLKDNLQIAEHDIVLGLNIPNYPKKTTALIHSGLNIGEDQPSFMPFHAFGPDKGTQTCPVCKYGRYHGIIYFVGNNPDWEAIKKWLSFLEKESEKRRQYLKVYFVYGNSKNYIKSKRQFELENLGKLLRIKNTALTFVPSFSDKVTNAHLNKINTKAKNTFIIYKHRSIVDKYINLEPTDVNFKMISNVLDKTQGEYFDLKEPEHD; encoded by the coding sequence ATGAAAAAAGTCACCATTTGCAAAACGGTTTTTATAGCCCTGTTATTGAGTAGTTGTAACGGTCAGAATAACCCAAAACCTCAAGTTAAAAATAGTGGAATTGTGGGTGGAGGTTGTGATGGCTGCGAACTGATGTACATAGGAATGACAAAAGAAATTCCTTCCGTTAGTACAAGTCCCGGATGGAGTGAGAAAGGACAAAAGCTTATCGTAACCGGTACCGTTTTTCAATTGGATGGAAAAACAGCTGCGCCAAATGTAATTATTTATTATTGGCAGACGGATAACGACGGCTACTATTCTCCCAAACCGGGGATGAATGAAAGCATTAAACGACACGGACATATTCGGGGCTGGGTTAAAACGGATGCTAACGGAAAATACATGATAAAAACCATTCGTCCGGCACCGTATCCCAACGATGTTTTGCCGGCACATATTCATTTGTCGATCAAAGAACCTGATGTTAAAAAGGAGTATTATACGGATGAGATTAATTTTGATGATGATAAATTACTGATCGCTTATAAAAAGAAGCACCTTCCCGAAAACCGTGGCGGAAGCGGTATTGTAAGGGTTTTGTTAAAAGACAATTTGCAGATCGCAGAACACGATATCGTTTTGGGATTAAACATTCCCAATTATCCAAAGAAAACAACGGCTTTAATTCATTCGGGATTGAATATTGGAGAAGATCAGCCCTCATTTATGCCCTTTCACGCGTTTGGTCCAGACAAAGGAACACAAACCTGTCCCGTTTGCAAATACGGACGTTATCATGGAATTATTTACTTTGTAGGTAACAATCCTGATTGGGAAGCCATAAAAAAATGGCTGTCGTTTTTGGAAAAGGAAAGTGAAAAACGCAGACAGTATCTCAAAGTTTATTTTGTTTATGGAAATAGTAAAAATTATATTAAAAGTAAGCGACAGTTTGAGTTAGAGAACTTGGGGAAGCTGCTTAGGATTAAAAATACAGCTTTAACCTTTGTCCCGTCTTTTTCAGATAAAGTAACAAACGCCCATTTAAATAAAATAAATACAAAAGCAAAAAACACCTTTATCATTTATAAACACAGAAGCATTGTAGATAAATACATCAACCTGGAGCCAACTGATGTAAATTTCAAAATGATTTCGAATGTCTTAGACAAAACACAAGGAGAATATTTTGATTTGAAGGAACCTGAACACGACTAG
- a CDS encoding sensor histidine kinase, protein MKEKIENLEQSKNIQEFLLAIKRKSDNLINYFLAVFFIIGLLLAFCYDTWEIGIGVGGILLIAYYSSKLALPESDFYQYVLSTVLGIFMCQFIYQMHGMFEMHFTAFVASAILITYQNWKLQIPLTLVVIIHHALFGYLQYIGVSGIYFTQLDYMTLRTFVIHILLATTIFGLCGLWAYQFKKYSEAHIIQTFKKREIENQELKTANYELDRFVYSTSHDLRAPLNSMLGLIEIAKDDTTEDLMIEHLEMLKENAEKLDNFICDILDYSRNSRMEIDKQNINFKELLSEVTQNLKFMGDTNRRVDFGVDISGEATVYSDKNRLTTILNNLISNSIRYQNFQVPNPFVNIKIDISNFETSIIVKDNGIGIHEDLHPKIFDMFYRVSRESVGSGLGLYIVKEAIYKLNGDIKVQSKIGHGTTFTIKIPNK, encoded by the coding sequence ATGAAAGAAAAAATCGAAAATCTGGAACAATCTAAGAACATTCAGGAATTTCTTTTGGCAATAAAAAGGAAATCGGATAATTTAATTAATTACTTTCTGGCCGTTTTTTTTATTATAGGTTTATTACTAGCCTTTTGTTATGATACCTGGGAGATTGGCATTGGAGTGGGAGGAATATTACTGATTGCGTATTATTCTTCAAAATTAGCGTTGCCCGAATCCGACTTCTATCAGTATGTTCTTAGTACTGTATTGGGGATTTTCATGTGCCAGTTTATTTATCAGATGCATGGCATGTTTGAGATGCATTTTACGGCATTTGTTGCGAGTGCTATACTGATTACATATCAAAACTGGAAACTGCAAATACCGCTAACATTAGTGGTAATCATTCATCATGCACTATTTGGTTATTTGCAATATATTGGTGTCAGTGGTATTTATTTTACTCAGTTGGATTATATGACACTGCGCACTTTTGTGATTCACATATTGCTGGCTACAACTATTTTTGGTCTTTGCGGATTGTGGGCTTATCAATTTAAAAAGTATAGTGAAGCTCATATTATTCAGACCTTTAAAAAGAGGGAAATTGAAAATCAGGAATTAAAAACGGCAAATTACGAACTGGACCGTTTTGTGTATAGTACCTCACATGATTTACGCGCTCCATTGAATTCTATGCTCGGGCTTATCGAAATAGCCAAGGACGATACTACTGAAGATTTAATGATTGAGCATCTGGAGATGTTAAAAGAAAATGCCGAAAAATTGGATAACTTCATTTGTGATATTCTCGATTATTCCAGAAACTCACGAATGGAAATTGACAAGCAGAATATCAATTTTAAAGAACTTCTGAGCGAGGTAACCCAAAATTTAAAATTCATGGGGGATACCAACAGAAGAGTTGATTTTGGAGTGGATATTAGCGGTGAGGCTACTGTTTATTCCGATAAAAACCGTCTTACTACAATTTTGAACAATCTGATTTCAAATTCGATCCGTTATCAAAATTTTCAGGTTCCAAACCCATTTGTCAATATCAAAATTGATATTTCCAACTTTGAAACAAGTATTATTGTTAAGGACAATGGAATTGGAATTCATGAAGATTTGCATCCGAAAATATTTGACATGTTTTACCGTGTTTCCCGAGAATCGGTTGGTTCAGGACTGGGGCTTTATATTGTAAAAGAAGCAATTTATAAGCTCAATGGAGATATAAAAGTTCAATCTAAAATTGGTCATGGAACCACTTTTACTATTAAAATTCCAAACAAATAA
- a CDS encoding RagB/SusD family nutrient uptake outer membrane protein, protein MKNILKYIFFAGVAITTVSCDHYLDVEPVGKVIPETLTDYRAVMTSGYSTTAIHKALSTIRADELVLDESNDNATFYRDHYIWNDANPDKTTNSFPYATLYNRIFYTNVIINEATVKLAPSAEKDQLIGEAYALRAFAYFDLLNIFSKPYNAATAATDRGVPLALKIDLEQAYVPQSVAVIYDQILSDNEEAKRLLNLDTQTTGINYRFSKAALYAMESRIFLYRKEWAKAIAAADKAMTYKSALINLNTTAALPNLYNGPESILALEDPFINLLKGTSYAAPTLTGVYDKTNDLRFALYYQASGSRYRFRKGGDITQKCTFRTSELYLTKAEASAQLNDLITARTTVITFIKNRYKTTAFDQLSLSIAAMTQTQLLDFIAQERQREFAVEGHRWFDLRRTTQKQIIHTINGENYTLIENDPRYTLPFPLDARLNNPEL, encoded by the coding sequence ATGAAAAATATATTAAAATACATATTCTTTGCCGGCGTAGCCATTACTACTGTAAGCTGTGATCATTATCTTGATGTTGAGCCAGTAGGTAAAGTAATTCCGGAAACTTTAACTGATTATAGAGCAGTAATGACAAGTGGCTACTCTACAACTGCTATTCATAAAGCATTATCTACTATTAGAGCAGACGAATTGGTTTTAGATGAATCTAATGATAATGCTACTTTCTACAGAGATCATTATATCTGGAACGATGCCAATCCTGATAAAACTACAAACAGTTTTCCTTATGCTACTTTGTACAACAGAATTTTCTATACCAATGTGATCATCAATGAAGCAACCGTAAAATTAGCGCCTTCTGCAGAGAAAGATCAACTAATAGGAGAAGCTTACGCTCTAAGAGCATTTGCTTACTTTGATCTATTAAATATCTTCAGTAAACCTTACAATGCTGCAACAGCTGCAACTGACAGAGGTGTTCCGTTGGCTTTAAAAATAGATTTAGAGCAAGCTTATGTTCCTCAAAGTGTTGCTGTTATTTACGATCAGATTTTATCTGATAATGAAGAAGCAAAAAGATTATTGAATTTAGACACGCAAACAACGGGTATCAACTACCGTTTTTCTAAAGCTGCCTTATATGCAATGGAATCCCGTATTTTCCTTTACAGAAAAGAATGGGCAAAAGCTATTGCTGCTGCAGATAAAGCAATGACATACAAAAGTGCTTTAATCAACTTAAACACTACTGCTGCCTTACCTAATCTTTACAACGGACCGGAATCTATATTAGCACTTGAGGATCCTTTTATTAATCTTTTGAAAGGAACATCATATGCAGCGCCAACTTTAACAGGCGTTTATGATAAAACAAACGATTTACGTTTTGCGCTGTATTATCAGGCAAGCGGAAGCAGATACAGATTTAGAAAAGGTGGTGATATTACTCAAAAATGTACCTTTAGAACATCTGAATTGTATTTGACAAAAGCAGAAGCATCGGCACAATTAAACGATCTGATAACAGCAAGAACAACGGTAATCACTTTCATCAAAAACAGATATAAAACTACGGCTTTTGATCAGTTAAGCCTATCGATTGCTGCCATGACACAAACTCAGCTTCTTGATTTTATCGCTCAGGAAAGACAACGTGAATTTGCTGTAGAAGGTCATCGCTGGTTTGATTTAAGAAGAACAACGCAAAAACAAATCATACATACCATAAACGGAGAAAATTATACACTTATTGAAAATGATCCGCGTTATACATTGCCATTCCCTCTGGATGCGCGTTTAAACAATCCAGAATTGTAA
- a CDS encoding HEAT repeat domain-containing protein: MGFYDLPKQEREELVSRIKEDIHKDLSNSKTQKINQYFSDEDTYIRKAAYLSIGRLYFENKELQAVVIECLENLFDSENFKIRQTVINSAGEIGKQDFEMVQRFFDKGLFDHHHSPRNAVIGSIKKMGEVNPKPVLEWARKFLHHEDKEIRREICHGIELRGRTHPEDILPLLQELQHDKTTRVRKTLVHVLGQIAYKKGCIETVVANLKTWENKELVADALEEIIDVHHRYRNFSVLTQEEARSYIEENYE, encoded by the coding sequence ATGGGGTTTTATGACTTACCAAAGCAGGAAAGAGAGGAGCTAGTCAGTAGAATAAAAGAGGATATTCATAAGGATTTAAGCAATTCTAAAACTCAAAAAATAAACCAGTACTTTTCAGACGAAGATACTTATATCCGAAAGGCAGCGTACTTATCGATTGGCAGATTGTATTTTGAAAATAAAGAACTGCAGGCTGTTGTTATCGAATGTTTAGAAAATCTATTTGACAGCGAAAATTTCAAGATTCGTCAGACGGTGATCAATTCAGCTGGTGAGATTGGTAAACAGGATTTTGAAATGGTGCAGCGATTTTTTGATAAGGGACTATTTGACCATCATCATTCTCCCAGGAATGCGGTAATTGGCTCGATAAAGAAAATGGGGGAGGTTAACCCAAAACCGGTTTTAGAATGGGCAAGGAAGTTTTTACATCATGAGGACAAAGAAATCCGACGTGAAATTTGTCACGGAATAGAATTGCGGGGCAGAACCCATCCTGAGGATATTTTGCCTTTGTTACAGGAATTGCAGCACGATAAAACAACCAGAGTACGAAAAACTTTAGTTCATGTTTTGGGTCAGATTGCTTACAAAAAAGGCTGTATAGAGACTGTTGTTGCCAATCTGAAAACCTGGGAAAACAAAGAACTGGTAGCCGATGCATTAGAAGAAATTATAGATGTGCATCATCGTTATCGGAATTTTTCGGTTTTAACACAAGAAGAAGCAAGGTCTTATATTGAAGAAAATTACGAATGA
- a CDS encoding response regulator, producing MEQTETQPSFKKILVIDDSATDRYIAKRMAEKYYFAEEIVLEELATTALEYLRSLENTPDLLPQFIFLDINMPEMNGFEFLEEYAKFSESIKLNCIIMMITSSTHPEDLKRAESNPLVIGFLNKPLSKEKFECIKQEFQLKNH from the coding sequence ATGGAACAGACAGAAACACAACCCTCTTTTAAAAAAATCCTTGTAATAGATGACAGTGCTACAGATCGTTATATTGCAAAGCGAATGGCCGAGAAGTATTACTTTGCAGAGGAAATTGTTTTAGAAGAGTTGGCCACAACAGCACTAGAATATTTACGCTCGTTAGAAAACACCCCTGATTTGCTTCCACAATTCATCTTTCTCGATATCAATATGCCTGAAATGAATGGTTTTGAGTTTCTTGAGGAGTATGCGAAATTTTCGGAATCAATCAAATTAAATTGTATCATAATGATGATTACTTCTTCAACCCATCCGGAAGATCTTAAGCGGGCAGAAAGTAATCCCTTAGTGATAGGCTTTCTGAACAAACCCCTTAGTAAAGAGAAGTTTGAATGCATAAAACAGGAGTTTCAATTAAAAAATCATTAA